From Agrobacterium tumefaciens, a single genomic window includes:
- a CDS encoding TIGR02300 family protein, whose amino-acid sequence MAKAELGTKRTDPDTGKKFYDLNRNPVVSPYTGKSWPLSFFEESTAQAKLEQAEEEDVAEVDTENTEVELVSLEDADGDNSGDEIPDMGDDDDVEMDDDDDTFLETDEDDDDDDMSGIIGVTGDDEEA is encoded by the coding sequence GTGGCAAAAGCGGAACTTGGTACCAAGCGTACAGACCCAGATACCGGCAAGAAGTTCTACGACCTGAACCGTAACCCGGTCGTTTCTCCCTACACCGGCAAGTCCTGGCCGCTCTCCTTCTTCGAGGAAAGCACCGCACAGGCAAAGCTCGAGCAGGCTGAAGAAGAGGACGTTGCAGAAGTCGACACCGAAAACACGGAAGTCGAACTCGTATCGCTCGAAGACGCTGATGGCGACAACAGCGGCGACGAGATCCCGGATATGGGCGATGACGACGACGTCGAAATGGACGACGACGACGACACCTTCCTCGAAACCGACGAAGACGATGACGATGACGACATGTCCGGCATCATCGGCGTAACGGGTGACGACGAAGAAGCTTGA
- a CDS encoding SpoIIE family protein phosphatase → MMEKTVSNRPMGWRSFRAKFILLVGGAVLFDLLVSGGLALWNVQRLSRDAATEVGHGLETASQDYIQTYANSTAAQVSLLLGQVHSDVGTLAGVLQSEIDDPVRGADIGASVARHSPNSVSLAYDPTGRWAQNAPGSASVVSAWGYLLGPDKLPRPDVQTDIEASAILDVVAPSLLKSGSAKLQMYYIGPKERPIFRTAPYTDQAQTFDRLYPGHNDANFWDFFFPGVYESWQSWAEDPTRRPVAEDVTQTAPYTDAITGKLIVSFFHPLWTADRKGVAGTVGADITLDQLAEIVENVKVAQSGFGFLAMSDGNVIAINKAGESTIGLNSASGGTGSGVTGVERSLKASRQPEIAKLADGQEGIKHIMLDMEGSKVPFLVIMKKLPPSNLWSMGPVRADTMSLGIVVPEQEIYASLFAAQGKISEATNRIVAYQILAILASLLIVAVAVFAASKRITRGISALANAAQRIQDKDYSVRVAVTSRDEVGEAGEAFNKMAEDISYHTENLEKLVKERTAEIEEAKEEISALNAQLEQENRRLGTELAVAERIQMMVLPLASELQSAQRLEVAAYMRAAEEVGGDYYDVLESGNRLKIGIGDVTGHGLESGVLMLMVQSVARALQEAGNTDPLKFLTDLNSALFKNIERTKIDKHMTLAFLDYDGKEMILSGQHEEVIVLRSNGKLERIDTIDLGLPIGLEPDIAPFVHSRRIPFEKGDYILLHTDGVTEAENSAGELFGIDRLCAEAARLKGKNADGVVAGIVDALMAYVGTQKIHDDITLLVLRHR, encoded by the coding sequence TTGATGGAGAAAACCGTCTCAAATCGACCCATGGGTTGGCGCTCCTTTCGAGCCAAGTTTATTTTACTCGTCGGCGGAGCCGTGCTGTTTGATCTTCTTGTCAGCGGCGGCCTGGCGCTCTGGAACGTACAGCGGTTGTCACGTGATGCTGCCACCGAGGTCGGTCACGGTCTGGAGACTGCCAGCCAGGACTATATTCAGACCTACGCGAATTCCACGGCAGCGCAGGTTTCCCTGCTTCTCGGGCAGGTCCATAGCGATGTGGGCACGCTGGCGGGCGTCCTGCAATCGGAGATCGATGACCCTGTTCGCGGCGCGGATATTGGCGCATCCGTCGCGCGGCATTCGCCGAACAGCGTGAGTCTCGCTTACGATCCGACCGGCCGCTGGGCGCAAAATGCGCCCGGCAGTGCATCTGTTGTCAGCGCCTGGGGTTACCTGCTCGGGCCGGACAAACTGCCAAGACCCGATGTTCAGACCGATATCGAAGCCAGCGCCATTCTGGATGTCGTGGCGCCTAGCTTGCTCAAGAGCGGTTCTGCCAAGCTGCAGATGTATTATATCGGTCCCAAAGAGCGGCCGATTTTCAGAACGGCACCTTATACCGATCAGGCGCAGACATTCGACCGGCTTTATCCGGGCCACAACGACGCAAATTTCTGGGACTTCTTTTTTCCCGGCGTTTATGAATCCTGGCAAAGCTGGGCCGAAGACCCGACACGGCGCCCGGTCGCGGAAGATGTCACCCAGACTGCGCCCTACACCGATGCCATTACCGGCAAGCTGATCGTCAGCTTCTTTCATCCGCTCTGGACTGCGGACCGCAAGGGCGTGGCCGGAACAGTCGGCGCCGATATCACGCTCGACCAACTGGCCGAAATCGTTGAAAACGTAAAGGTTGCCCAGTCCGGCTTCGGTTTTCTCGCCATGTCCGATGGTAATGTCATAGCCATCAACAAGGCGGGTGAGAGCACAATCGGGCTGAATTCAGCAAGTGGGGGCACAGGTAGCGGTGTCACGGGTGTTGAGCGGTCGCTGAAGGCAAGCCGCCAGCCGGAAATCGCCAAGCTTGCCGACGGGCAGGAAGGCATCAAGCACATCATGCTCGACATGGAAGGCAGCAAGGTGCCGTTCCTGGTCATCATGAAGAAGCTGCCGCCAAGCAATCTCTGGTCGATGGGGCCAGTGCGGGCAGATACCATGTCGCTCGGGATCGTCGTGCCGGAGCAGGAAATTTATGCGTCGCTTTTTGCGGCGCAGGGCAAAATCAGCGAGGCGACCAACCGCATCGTTGCCTACCAGATCCTTGCCATTCTCGCTTCATTGCTGATCGTGGCTGTGGCCGTGTTCGCCGCGTCCAAGCGCATTACGCGCGGGATTAGTGCACTTGCTAACGCCGCGCAGCGTATTCAGGACAAGGATTATTCTGTTCGTGTTGCGGTCACCAGCCGGGATGAAGTTGGTGAAGCGGGTGAAGCCTTCAACAAGATGGCCGAGGACATCAGTTATCATACCGAGAACCTCGAGAAACTGGTCAAGGAGCGTACTGCCGAGATCGAAGAGGCCAAGGAGGAGATTTCCGCGCTTAATGCCCAGCTTGAGCAAGAGAATCGGCGGCTGGGAACTGAACTGGCGGTTGCTGAGCGGATACAGATGATGGTTCTTCCGCTGGCTTCAGAACTGCAGTCTGCGCAGAGGCTGGAAGTGGCAGCCTATATGAGAGCTGCAGAAGAGGTCGGTGGCGATTACTACGATGTTCTGGAGAGTGGCAACCGGCTGAAAATCGGCATTGGTGACGTGACCGGGCATGGCCTTGAGAGTGGTGTGCTGATGTTGATGGTGCAGTCTGTCGCCCGCGCGCTGCAGGAAGCTGGAAACACAGACCCGCTGAAGTTTTTGACCGATCTGAATAGTGCCCTGTTCAAGAACATCGAGCGCACCAAGATCGACAAGCATATGACCCTGGCGTTCCTCGACTATGATGGGAAAGAGATGATCCTGTCCGGTCAGCATGAAGAGGTCATCGTGCTGCGATCAAACGGGAAGCTGGAGCGGATCGATACCATCGATCTCGGGCTGCCGATCGGCCTTGAGCCGGACATCGCCCCCTTCGTGCATTCCCGCAGAATTCCCTTTGAGAAAGGGGACTATATTCTCCTGCACACTGATGGTGTGACGGAAGCGGAAAACAGTGCCGGAGAGCTCTTTGGCATTGATCGACTGTGTGCTGAGGCGGCGCGTCTAAAGGGCAAGAATGCCGATGGTGTTGTTGCGGGCATAGTAGACGCCCTGATGGCATATGTCGGTACGCAGAAAATTCACGACGACATTACCCTTCTTGTATTGCGGCATAGGTGA
- a CDS encoding methyltransferase domain-containing protein — protein MRPRLSSDLGKVLTVVKDSLIGCNGVVYLNVKRLTHINRTAFDALSDVLLSGCRERPDLKVVIVTSSVIAWSVKLFETLTTRAPNLDVQVYDSAFYPGQTFVEDESFIPILRTQTKMTWRHEQEILRRHGLKSGVAVADICCGIGDFATLIQKEFSPTRLVALDHSKRSLEYARRVADDFGLKSIEYTYGDASQMLLEDNHFDFVTCRHSLQIFDRPDVLLSELKRICKPGGRVYITNEKNSHCLGEPHSETIKWTYNEVAKLFDHFDMDVELGPKSRRLITDAGFEDIKVECFMVTNLDGDPRDFADVIEAWENVYAGVMAVRRGDTPEFIRKFRQGFKDHVLAALHPKGYAGWPIWAASGRKPY, from the coding sequence ATGAGGCCGCGCCTCTCATCGGATTTGGGAAAAGTCCTGACCGTCGTGAAAGACAGCCTCATCGGCTGCAACGGTGTGGTCTATCTGAACGTCAAGCGATTAACCCATATCAACCGTACGGCATTCGATGCGTTGAGCGATGTGCTCCTTTCCGGCTGCCGTGAGCGGCCCGACCTCAAGGTTGTCATCGTGACATCGAGCGTCATTGCCTGGTCGGTCAAGCTGTTCGAAACCCTGACGACGCGAGCGCCGAACCTCGACGTGCAGGTCTATGATTCCGCGTTCTACCCCGGACAAACCTTCGTGGAAGATGAAAGCTTCATTCCGATCCTGCGAACGCAGACGAAGATGACCTGGCGGCATGAGCAGGAAATTCTGCGTCGCCATGGGTTGAAGAGTGGCGTCGCGGTTGCCGATATTTGCTGCGGGATCGGGGATTTTGCCACCCTGATCCAGAAGGAGTTCAGTCCGACACGATTGGTAGCCCTGGATCATTCGAAGCGCAGCCTTGAATATGCGCGGCGCGTGGCCGACGATTTCGGGCTGAAATCCATCGAATATACCTATGGCGACGCCTCGCAGATGCTGCTTGAGGACAATCACTTCGATTTCGTCACCTGCCGGCACTCACTGCAGATTTTCGACAGGCCTGATGTGTTGCTGTCCGAACTCAAACGTATCTGCAAACCGGGAGGCAGGGTCTACATCACCAACGAGAAGAACTCCCATTGCCTTGGTGAGCCGCACTCGGAAACGATCAAATGGACCTATAATGAGGTGGCCAAACTCTTCGATCATTTTGACATGGATGTTGAACTGGGTCCGAAAAGTCGCCGTCTGATTACCGACGCGGGCTTTGAAGACATCAAGGTCGAGTGTTTCATGGTCACCAATCTGGATGGCGACCCGCGCGACTTTGCCGATGTGATAGAGGCGTGGGAAAATGTCTATGCGGGCGTGATGGCTGTGCGCAGGGGTGACACGCCAGAGTTTATCCGCAAATTTCGCCAAGGCTTCAAGGATCATGTGCTGGCGGCCTTGCATCCCAAGGGTTATGCGGGTTGGCCGATCTGGGCCGCATCGGGACGGAAGCCATATTGA
- a CDS encoding bifunctional diguanylate cyclase/phosphodiesterase, protein MRSPQSTLHSSKRAPPAPEVSTDKLFLFDRYFNLIEPRSVAGAHVLNEGISLGQLHPYLDLSIVMNHAWSGDPDPLRLTHDLGNGHFTVLTFYSIGDMLGMVQSYRSPDDHERATLLHQATHDPLTGLPNRRQFSSDLSDALWDIEAGDDVISLMQLDLDDFKPVNDTLGHPAGDKLLQLAASRIKSCITGEDQAYRLAGDEFAVISRGEGHPARSRELGDRLVHAFKEPFTLDGIAVFVGISVGISIAPRDGADPEKLMKASDIALYAAKTEGRGRASTFDAKMLYIIEQRELLRRSLRMALETRQFLIEYQPIVEPSGVVGFEALLRWEHPLLGTIPPSVFIPMAEADGLMPEIGLWVLEHACREALNWPSDFIVAVNVSPAEFLSNGLTDRISQTLDEVGLPADRLELEITESVLLERTVNNLDTLNTLSVLGIRIALDDFGTQYSSLSYLKNFPFDTLKIDKYFILDLEANPKSRAIIRSVITLAHDLGMQITAEGVETDAQAKWLRNLGCDRLQGYLISEPLTGDAIKTFLKVPKTQQGLLFL, encoded by the coding sequence ATGAGAAGTCCCCAATCTACGTTGCACAGTTCAAAGCGTGCCCCGCCAGCGCCTGAGGTTTCGACAGACAAGCTCTTCCTCTTCGACCGATATTTCAATCTGATCGAGCCCCGTTCCGTCGCGGGCGCGCATGTTTTGAATGAGGGTATCTCTCTCGGGCAATTGCACCCTTATCTGGATCTTTCGATCGTCATGAACCACGCCTGGTCTGGCGACCCGGACCCTTTGCGGCTCACCCATGACCTCGGCAATGGCCATTTTACGGTTCTGACATTTTATTCGATCGGCGACATGCTGGGGATGGTGCAATCCTACCGGAGCCCTGACGATCACGAACGTGCAACGCTGCTGCATCAGGCGACCCACGACCCCCTGACCGGTCTGCCCAACCGTCGTCAGTTCAGCAGCGATCTCTCGGATGCCTTATGGGATATCGAGGCGGGTGATGATGTCATTTCTTTGATGCAACTGGACCTTGATGATTTCAAACCTGTCAATGACACGCTTGGCCACCCGGCAGGAGACAAGCTTCTTCAACTCGCCGCCAGCCGTATAAAAAGCTGCATCACCGGTGAGGACCAGGCCTATCGCCTCGCCGGCGATGAGTTCGCTGTCATTTCACGCGGAGAAGGTCATCCTGCACGCAGCAGGGAGCTTGGAGACCGACTGGTCCACGCCTTCAAGGAACCGTTCACGCTGGACGGAATTGCCGTTTTCGTGGGTATCAGTGTGGGGATTTCGATTGCGCCGCGTGACGGGGCCGATCCGGAAAAGCTGATGAAGGCGTCTGACATCGCGCTTTATGCTGCGAAGACCGAGGGCAGGGGGCGCGCCAGTACCTTCGATGCGAAGATGCTCTACATCATCGAGCAGCGCGAGCTTTTAAGACGCAGCTTGAGGATGGCGTTGGAAACCCGGCAATTCCTGATCGAGTATCAGCCAATTGTCGAACCCAGCGGTGTTGTCGGCTTCGAAGCGCTTTTAAGGTGGGAGCATCCGCTGCTCGGCACCATTCCACCATCAGTCTTCATTCCCATGGCAGAGGCCGACGGCCTGATGCCCGAGATCGGCTTGTGGGTTCTGGAGCATGCCTGCCGGGAAGCCTTGAACTGGCCGTCGGATTTCATCGTTGCGGTCAACGTGTCTCCTGCCGAGTTCCTGTCCAATGGTCTCACGGACCGGATATCGCAGACGCTTGACGAAGTAGGCCTCCCAGCAGACCGCCTTGAACTGGAGATAACCGAGAGCGTTCTTCTCGAGCGGACCGTGAACAACCTGGACACGCTCAACACGCTGAGCGTTCTGGGGATTCGCATCGCGCTCGACGACTTCGGAACGCAGTATTCCTCCTTGAGTTATCTGAAGAATTTCCCATTCGACACGTTGAAGATCGACAAATATTTCATCCTCGATCTTGAAGCCAATCCGAAAAGCCGGGCGATCATCCGGTCCGTTATCACACTCGCGCATGATCTCGGCATGCAGATAACGGCAGAAGGTGTCGAAACGGATGCCCAGGCGAAATGGCTTCGAAACCTTGGGTGTGACCGGCTCCAGGGATATCTTATCAGTGAGCCATTGACAGGGGATGCCATCAAGACCTTCCTGAAAGTTCCAAAAACGCAACAGGGACTTCTCTTTTTGTGA